In Nicotiana tabacum cultivar K326 chromosome 21, ASM71507v2, whole genome shotgun sequence, one DNA window encodes the following:
- the LOC107796612 gene encoding meiotic nuclear division protein 1 homolog: MSKKRGLSLDEKREKMLQIFYDSQDFFLLKELEKLGPKKGVISQSVKDVIQSLVDDDLVFKDKIGTSVYFWSLPSCAGNQLRNVTRKLETDLQTNKKRHAELVEQCKALKKGREESDAREEALHELKAIEQKHNELKEELAQYADSDPATLEAMKKAIEVAHSAANRWTDNIFTLRQWCSNNFPQAKEQLDHLYNEVGITDDFDYFELPAVVPLPVTNDEL; this comes from the exons ATG TCGAAGAAAAGAGGTCTTTCATTGGATGAGAAACGAGAGAAAATGCTGCAGATCTTTTATGATTCACAAGATTTCTTCCTC CTCAAGGAACTTGAAAAGTTGGGTCCTAAGAAAGGTGTTATCAGTCAGTCAGTGAAAGATGTCATCCAATCTTTGGTGGACGATGACCTTGTGTTTAAAGACAAGATAGGGacctct GTATACTTTTGGAGCCTGCCAAGTTGTGCTGGGAACCAG CTGAGAAATGTAACTAGAAAGCTTGAGACTGATCTCCAGACCAATAAAAAGCGGCATGCTGAACTTGTTGAACAATGCAAGGCTTTGAAAAAGGGACGGGAAGAATCT GATGCACGAGAAGAGGCATTGCATGAGCTGAAAGCTATTGAACAGAAACATAATGAACTTAAG GAAGAGTTGGCGCAGTATGCAGACAGTGATCCTGCTACTCTTGAAGCAATGA AGAAGGCAATCGAAGTTGCCCATTCAGCAGCTAATAGATGGACTG ATAACATCTTCACTTTGAGACAATGGTGTTCCAATAATTTTCCCCAAGCAAAAGAGCAACTTGATCACCTATACAATGAG GTGGGAATAACAGATGACTTCGACTACTTTGAGTTGCCGGCAGTGGTTCCTCTTCCTGTTACTAATGATGAGCTTTAA
- the LOC107781048 gene encoding vacuolar protein sorting-associated protein 32 homolog 2-like has product MFRLLGKPKEEPNILATLEKLNEHLENLEKKEKVFLKKVSVEVEKAKEFTKAKNKRAAIQCLKRKKLYEQEIERLGSSQLRIHDQMIILESAKATTETLDALRISAATVKAMQKVMKIDDVDKTMNEINEQTENIKQIQEALTTPIGSAADFDEDELEAELEELESAELEEQLLQPATATPAATVDVAARKQPARAIPQNRAAEDNELAALQAEMAL; this is encoded by the exons ATGTTTAGGTTACTTGGGAAACCCAAGGAGGAACCAAATATTCTTGCAACTCTTGAAAAGTTAAATGAG CATTTAGAGAATCTCGAGAAGAAGGAGAAAGTATTTCTGAAGAAGGTTTCTGTGGAGGTTGAAAAGGCCAAAGAGTTTACAAAAGCTAAGAATAAAAGAG CGGCTATTCAATGTTTGAAAAGGAAGAAGCTTTATGAGCAGGAAATTGAAAGACTTGGCAGTTCCCAACTTCGCATTCATGATCAG ATGATAATATTAGAAAGTGCTAAAGCTACAACTGAAACTCTTGATGCTTTGAGAATCTCAGCAGCTACAGTGAAAGCAATGCAAAAAGTAAT GAAAATTGATGATGTGGACAAGACAATGAACGAAATAAATGAACAAACTGAGAACATAAAGCAAATACAGGAGGCTTTGACCACTCCTATTGGTTCAGCAGCTGACTTTGATGAG GATGAATTGGAAGCAGAACTTGAAGAATTGGAAAGTGCTGAATTGGAAGAGCAGTTGCTTCAACCAGCAACTGCAACCCCTGCTGCGACAGTGGATGTCGCAGCAAGGAAGCAACCTGCTCGCGCGATCCCTCAAAATCGCGCTGCTGAAGACAATGAACTTGCTGCTTTACAAGCAGAGATGGCTCTTTAA